Proteins encoded by one window of Longimicrobiaceae bacterium:
- the rplR gene encoding 50S ribosomal protein L18, protein MARARIKTRQDRRLRRHRRVRGKVSGTQQRPRLVVYRSLKHVEGQVVDDTQGRTLVGLSTLAAPLREQRSADGMTKTEASRAAGKALAEKAREMGITAVVFDRGGYLYHGRVKAFAEGAREGGLEF, encoded by the coding sequence ATGGCCAGAGCACGTATCAAGACGCGCCAGGACCGCCGCCTGCGGCGGCACCGCCGCGTCCGCGGAAAGGTCAGCGGCACGCAGCAGCGCCCGCGCCTGGTCGTCTACCGCTCCCTCAAGCACGTGGAGGGTCAGGTGGTCGACGACACGCAGGGCCGCACGCTGGTGGGGTTGTCCACCCTCGCCGCGCCGCTGCGCGAGCAGCGCAGCGCCGACGGCATGACGAAGACCGAGGCGAGCAGGGCGGCCGGCAAGGCGCTCGCGGAGAAGGCTCGCGAGATGGGGATCACCGCGGTGGTCTTCGATCGCGGCGGCTACCTTTACCACGGCCGCGTCAAGGCCTTCGCCGAGGGCGCCCGCGAGGGCGGCCTCGAGTTCTAG